The following DNA comes from Streptomyces sp. NBC_00273.
GTCTTCAGCACCAGCAGCCGCAACTGTTCCACCGTCACCCGGGCGTCGGCGATCCAGTTCTGCACGACGCCCTGGGCGGCCAGCGGCTTGCCGAAGGCGGTACGTTCCACCGCGCGCCGGCACATCAGCTCGATGGCCCGCTCCGCCATCCCGATCAGCCGCATGCAGTGGTGGATGCGGCCCGGACCGAGCCGGGCCTGGGCGATGGCGAAGCCGGACCCCTCCTCGCCGATCAGGTTCGCCGCCGGGACCCGGGCCCCGTCGAAGACCACCTCGGCGTGGCCGCCGTGGTCGTGGTCCTCGTACCCGTACACCGTCATGGCCCGGCGCACCTCGACCCCCGGGGTGTCGCGGGGCACCAGGACCATCGACTGCTGGCGGCGCGGATCGGCGCCGTCCGGGTCGGTCTTGCCCATCACGATGAAGATCTCGCAGTGCGGGTTCATCGCCCCGGAGATGAACCACTTGCGGCCGGTGACCACGTACTCGGCACCGTCCGCCGAGCGCTCGATGCGGGTCTCGATGTTCGTCGCGTCCGAGGAGGCCACCTCGGGCTCGGTCATCGCGAAGGCGGAGCGGATCTCCCCGGCCAGCAGGGGCTCCAGCCACCGCTTCTTCTGCTCCTCGTTCCCGAACTGGGCGAGCAGCTCCATGTTCCCGGTGTCCGGGGCCGCGCAGTTGGTGGCCGTCGGCGCCAGGTGCGGGCTGCGGCCGGTGATCTCGGCGAGCGGGGCGTACTGGAGGTTGGTCAGCCCCGCGCCGTGCTCGGCACTGGGGAGGAAGAGGTTCCACAGGCCCTGGCGGCGCGCCTCGGCCTTCAGTTCACCGAAGACGGCCGGGGTGTCCCAGGGCGAGGCCAGCCGTGCGCGCTGCTCGGCGGCGACGGGCTCCGCCGGGTAGACGTACTCCTCCATGAACGCGAGCAGCCGCTCGCGGAGTTCCTCGGTCCGGGCGTCGAATGCGAAATCCATGGGTGGGTGCCTCAGCCTTCCTGGCGGTTCTGGAGCGTGGTCAGTCCGTGCTCGATGAAGACCGGGACCAGCTCGCCGATCCGGTCGAAGCCCGCCCCGACGGTCTGTCCCAGCGTGTAGCGGTAGTGGATGCCCTCGAGGATCACGGCGAGCTTGAACCAGGCGAAGGCCGTGTACCAGGCGATCGCCCCGGTGTCCCGGCCCGAGCGGGCGGCGTACCGCTCGACGAGCTCGGCCGGCGTCGGATGGCCCGGCGCCCCGCTCGTCGTGCTGACCGGCGATCCGGTCAGGCCCAGGTCCGAGCTGTACATCACCAGCAGCCCGAGGTCGGTCAGCGGATCCCCGAGCGTGGACATCTCCCAGTCCAGCACCGCCCGGACGGTGTCGGTGCCGGACGGGGACCCGCCGATCAGGACGTTGTCCAGCCGGAAGTCCCCGTGCACCACGGTCGGGGCGGGGGAGTCGGGCAGCGTCCGGCCGAGCGCGCCGTGCAGCTCGTCGATCCCGGCGAGTTCCCGGCCCCGGGAAGCCGCGAGCTGCTTGCCCCAGCGGCGCAGCTGCCGGTCCAGGAAGCCCTCGGGCCGGCCGAAGTCGCCCAGGCCCACCGCCTCCGGATCCACCGCGTGGAGGTCGACCAGGGTGTCCACCAGGCCCAGTACCGCCCGCCGGGTCCGCTCCGGTCCGATCGCGGCGAGCTGCTCGGCCGTCCGGTACGGCACCCCGTCCACGAACTCCATGACGTAGAACGGCGCCCCGAGCACGGCCTCGTCCTCGCACAGGAGCAACGGCTCGGGCACCGGCACCGCCGTGCCGTGCAGCGCCTCGATGACCCGGTGCTCGCGCCGCATGTCGTGCGCGGTGGCCAGTACGTGGCCCAGCGGCGGCCGGCGGACCACCCAGCGGGCGGTCCCGTCGGTGATCTCGTACGTGAGGTTCGACCGGCCGCCCTCGATGAGCCGGCCGCGCAGCGCCCCGGCCACCATTTCGGGCCGTACCCGGTCGAGATGACCGCGCAGCCGTTCCAGATCCAGGCCGCGCGGGTCGGCCGGGGCTGAGGTCATGGGGCGCACCTCCGTGCGTGTCGACGAGGGGAAGGGCGGCGGTGCGTCGGAGCACCGCCGCGAGCCATCATGCCGACCAGTCGGTATGTCGTCCAGAGGCCGGGCGGAGAGAAAACCCTCCGCCCGGCGACATCCGGCGACATCCGGCCGCATCCGGTGGCGCCGGGTGCGGTCAGGCGTGGCAGAGGATCGGTGTTCCGCCGTTCATCACGGTCATGTCCGTCAGGACCGCCAGGATGTCCAGCGGTGCGCCCTCCGGTCGGCCGGCCAGTTCCGCGTACGCCCGGTGCACGTTCGCCACCAGCCGCTCGCTCTCCCGCCAGGAGCCGAACTCGCCGAGATCGGCCTGCTGGGCCACCTCCAGCGGGGACAGCCCCTTCGTCCGCCCCTCCCGGGCGAGTTCGGCCACGTACCGCAGGTAGCGCTCGGTGGAGTCGTAGGCCGAGGGGTCGGTCAGGGGTCCGTGGCCCGGTACGACGGTCTCCGCGTCCAGTGAACGCAGCAGCTCCAGCGCCCGCAGCGAGCCGGCGAGCGAGCCCATCGCGAGGAACGGCGTCCCCCCGGCGAAGACCAGGTCGCCGGTGAAGACCACCCGCTGGCCGGGCAGCCACACGACCGAGTCCCCGGTGGTGTGCGCGACGCCCGGGTGGATGACCTGCACCTCCGTCGCGCCGACGTGCAGGGTCGCCCGGTCGCTGTAGGTGAGATCGGGCGGCACGATGTCGATCGCGCCGAAGTCCGTGGCGGGCCAGATCAGCTCCAGCTGGTGCCCGGCCGCGAGCTGCTCGGACCGTGCGTTGTCGTGCCCGAGGACGAGCGCCTCGGGGGCGAAGACGCCGTTGCCGTAGGTGTGGTCGCCGTGGTGGTGGGTGTTGACCACGGTGCGGGGGAGCGGCGCCCCGGCCGCCACGACCGCGGCGCGCAGGGCCAGGGCCCGCCGCTCGGTGGCGGCGGTGTCCACGAGCAGGGTCCGGCCCCCGTCGGTCACGAATCCGGCGTTGTTGAGGCACCAGCCGCCGTCCGGCTGGACGTAGGCGTACACCCCCGGCGCGGGCTGGACGAGGTACGGCTCTTCGACGGACATCTGCGCTCTCCCCGGGTCGCTTCCACGAACGGTCGGCATCCTGCCAGCCGTTGCCGCGCCGGGGTAGGGCGGGTACCGCTCCCGGCCGACCGGGAGTCCGGTCGGCCGGATCTGTCGCTGGTGCCGGTCGCTGGTGCCGGTCACTGGTGCCGGTCAGTGGTACCGGTCAGTGGTCGTCGTAGTGTCCGTCGTGCTCCGCGTGCCGGTGCCCGTCGTGCACGTAGTCCACGTGATCGCCGTGCCGAACCGTCTCGTGCCCGCAGTCCGCGCCGTGCGCGTGCGCGTGGCCTTCGTGCGTGGTGTGCCCGCCGGGCTCGCACTCGTCCCAGTGCCCCGAGTGCTCCCGGTGCAGGTGGCCGTCGTGCGCGTAGTCGACGTGGTCGCCGTGCGAGACCGCCTGGTGCCCGCAGTCCGCGCCGTGCGTGTGCTGGTGCGTGGGGTGTTCGTGGTGCAGGGTCGTCATGGCGCCGAGGTTAGTGCGGATTGCCGGGTATCGCCCGTTCTGTCGCAGTGGCGTGGTGAAACGCGATCATCACACCGGCCGGTGGCTCAGAAGATCACCGTGATCGCGAATGCCGCCAACGCCACCGTGCACGCCACCACCGCCAGGGCCGCCCGCGGCGCGAGGTCCCGCGGCCGGTCGGTCGCCAGCGCCCGGATCCGCCGGTGCGCCACCCACAGGAACGCCAGCCAGATCAGCGCGATGGCCGCCACCCCGGCCAGCTCCACCGGCGCGCCCGTCCCGCGCAGCGCCTGCCGCAGCGCCAGCACCGCCACCACCGAGGAGGCCAGCGTCGTACGCCGCCACGCGAGCCGGGTCCGCTCGGGCTGCAGCCCGGCATCGCGGTCCGTGCCCGACGTGCTCACCGGCCCGTCGTCCAGCCCAGCAGTACGACCACCACCATCGTCACCGCCACCAGTCCCACGCCCAGGCTCAGCAGCACCGGGAAGCGCGACAGCGGCAGGTCCTCGCCCCGCCGCATCGCCCGCTCGCACCGAACCCAGTGGTTCACCGCCCGCAGCGCACAGGCCGCGCCCACCGCGAGCAGCGTGAAGGCCATCCCGACCCGCACCCCCCAGCGCAGGTCCGGCAGGAACTGGTCGACGGCGAAACCGCCGCCCACCAGAGCCAGCGAGGTCCGGATCCAGGCGAGGAAGGTCCGTTCGTTGGCCAGCGAGAAGCGGTAGTCCGGGGTCTCGCCCTCGTCCCTCAGCCGCGAGGGTGCGAACCAGAGGCGCACGTCCTTGACGAAGTCGATCACCCGATCAATCTACAAGCGGGATTCCGGATGTGCGCGCAGCCGCCGGTACGCCTCCAGCCCGTCCGGCACCCAGGCCCACTCCCCGCCGTCCACCCGCCGGTCCAGTTCCTCCTGGGTGAGGTAGGCGTGCCAGTCGACCTCCGAGACCTGCGGGTCCACGGGCAGCTCGCACCGCACCTCGTGCACGTACGACCACCAGGCCCCGCCCGGGCCCTTGTACAGGAACTTGAACAGCGGCGTCGGCTGCGGCAGCCCCCGCACCCCCAGCTCCTCCTCGGCCTCGCGCAGCGCGGCCTGCGCGTAGCTCTCGCCCGCGCCCAGCACCCCGCCCACGAACATGTCGTAGTGCGCGGGGAAGACCAGTTTCGAGGCGGTCCGCCGGTGTACGAAGATCCGCCCCGCCGCGTCCCTGGCCTGCACGAACACGCAACGGTGGAGCAGCCCCCGGGCGTACACCTCGCCCCGCGGGGCCCGTCCGACGACCCGGTCGTCCCGGTCCACCACGTCCAGCACTTCGTCTGCGGCACTCATACGGGTCATCCAATCACCGCTGTTGACTGGTTACCGCTCCGTAGCCAAGGATCTGCCCCACCACCGACGGAGGACGGGTAACCGCATGACGTACGACGCAGACGTGATCGTGATCGGAGCCGGACTCGCGGGGCTCGTGGCCACCGCCGAGCTCGTCGACGCGGGCCGCAAGGTCATCCTGCTCGACCAGGAGCCGGAGCGGTCCATCGGCGGCCAGGCGCACTGGTCCTTCGGGGGGCTGTTCTTCGTGGACTCGCCCGAACAGCGTCGGATGCGGATCAAGGACAGTCACGCCCTGGCCCTCCAGGACTGGCTGGGCACCGCCGGGTTCGACCGCGAGGAGGACGCCTGGCCGCGCCGCTGGGCCGAGGCCTACGTCGACTTCGCGGCCGGCGAGAAGCGCTCCTGGCTGCACGCCCGGGGCGTCCGCTTCTTCCCGGTGGTCGGCTGGGCGGAGCGCGGCGGCTACGACGCGAACGGCCACGGGAACTCGGTCCCCCGCTTCCACATCACCTGGGGAACCGGCCCCGGCCTGGTGGAGCCCTTCGAGCGCAGGGTGCGGGCGGGCGTGGCCCGCGGCCTGGTCCGGTTCGCGTTCCGCCACCGGGTCACCGGGCTCTCCGCCACGGCCGGCGCGGTGGACACCGTGACGGGCGAGGTCCTGGAACCCTCCGACGCCGTGCGCGGCGGCGCCAGCAGCCGCGAGGTCACCGGCACCTTCACCCTGCGGGCCCAGGCCGTGATCGTCACGAGCGGCGGCATCGGCGGCAACCACGACCTCGTCCGCGCACAGTGGCCCGCCCGGCTCGGCACCCCGCCGCAGCGGATGCTCTCCGGGGTCCCGGCGCACGTCGACGGTCTGATGCTCGGCATCGCGGAGCGGGCGGGCGCCAGCCACATCAACAAGGACCGGATGTGGCACTACACCGAGGGAATCCAGAACTGGGACCCGATCTGGGCCCGGCACGGCATCCGCATCCTGCCCGGCCCCTCCCCGCTGTGGCTGGACGCGACCGGCAAGCGGCTGCCCGTGCCGCTCTTCCCCGGCTTCGACACCCTCGGCACCCTCGACCACATCATGAAGACCGGCCACGACCACACCTGGTTCGTGCTCAACGAGCGCATCATCGGCAAGGAGTTCGCCCTCTCCGGCTCCGAGCAGAACCCGGACCTGACCGGCAAGTCGGTGCGCGACGTCATCACCCGCGCGCGCCAGGCCGTACCCGCCCCGGTCCGGGCCTTCATGGACAACGGCGCCGACTTCGTCGTCGAGCGGGACCTGTCCGCCCTGGTCCGCGGGATGAACGCGGTCACCAAGGAGGACCTCCTCGACGAGGCCACCGTCCGGGGCGAGATCGTGGCCCGCGACCGGGAGATCGCCAACCCCTTCACCAAGGACCTCCAGGTCACCGCCATCCACGGCGCCCGCAGGTACCTCGGCGACAAGCTGATCCGCACGGCCGCTCCGCACCGGATCCTGGACCCCAAGGCCGGGCCGCTGATCGCGGTACGGCTGTCGATCCTGACCCGCAAGTCCCTGGGAGGCCTGGAGACCGACCTCTCCTCGCGCGTCCTGACCGCGTCCGGCGAACCGCTGCCGGGCGTCTACGCGGCGGGCGAGGCGGCCGGATTCGGCGGTGGCGGGGTGCACGGGTACCGGGCCCTGGAGGGCACGTTCCTCGGCGGGTGCATCTTCTCGGGCCGGGCGGCGGGCCGCGCCGCGGCCCGGGCCGTCGGCTGACGACTCCCCGCCCTCGGGGTGCGACGGCCGCCGCCTGTCGGGTCCGACCGGCCTGACCGTCAAACCCGTCAGACCAGCCGTTCGGTGACCCGGAACCGCTCCGCGATGACGAAGGTGTCGTCGTCGACCGTGAACCCCGGGTCGCCGATCGCTCCGCGCACCGGCTCGCTGTGCCAGAACTCCTCGTGAGCCGTGCGCCATTCGGCCACCGACGTGTACCCCTCGCCCTCGTCGAGCGCGTGCTGGAGCCCGATGTCCCCGAGCCGCAGCACCTCCACGGCGGTCACCTCCACCACCGCCACCCCGCGCTCCGCGGAATCCACCAGTAGGGACCGGGCGCCGGGCCGCGGCAGTGGCTCGTCCTCGGCCTCGTACTCCGCGAGCAGACCGGTGGTGCTGGTCTTCGCCCCGCTCAGTACGGCCGCGACCAGTTGGTCGCGCAGCGGACCGGGGAACCCCAGCAGGTACGGGGGAAGATCATCGTAGGTGGTCATGCGGCCACCCTACGAGATGGCGCGGACACCCACAGATCCGGCCAGTCCGTCTCAACTCGCACCATCCTCAAAGCAGTTGAAACCCGCCACCCAGTGGACTGGACCTTGACGCGGAGCTGGGCATACCGCTTTGCTGTGCGTGATCACCGACGCGCTCACCGTCGCGATCCCCGACCGGCCCGGCCGAACCCCTCGCGCGCGCCCCGCGCGGGCAGTCCGGCCGCCGCACCCCTCGTCCACCCGCGCCCTGGAGGGAAACCCGCGGATGTCCCCGCCTCCGCCGCCCCTCGGCCGCGCCCGCAAGCGGGACGCCCAGCTCTTCGACCCGGCCCTGTGCGACGCCGAACTCGTAGACGTCCGGACCCAGTTCACCCAGGGGCGGTGGGCCCGGGCCCGTGCCCTCCTCGTCGGCACCGGCGACGACTGGGACCGCCGCGGCCACCGAGTCACCGTCCTCGCGCAGACCCCGGCGGCCGCCGCCTGGGCCCGCGAGTGGCTGCTCGCCGAACCGGAGAGCGCCGACGCCGCCACCCTGCTCGCCTGCGCCGCCGTCTTCACCGCCCTGCGCCAGAAGGGCACCCCGGCCGCGGCCGAGGAGGCCTGCCGCCGGGCCGCCGCCCTGCACCCGGCGGACCCGACGCCCTGGCTCGGGCTGCTCCTCCTCTCCCGCACCTTCGGCAGCGAGGAGGAGTTCAGCCGCCACTTCGACCAGGTCCGGGCCCGTCACCGCGAGCACCACCACGCCCATCACCTGATGGTCGCCAAACTGGCCGAACGTACCCTCGGCTCCGGCCAGGACCCGCTCCACGAGGTCTACGACTTCGCGTCCTGGGCCGCCGAGGAGTCCCCGGCCGACTCCCCGCTCGCCGTGCTCCCGGTCGTCGCGCACGCCGAGCGGTACCGGGTGCTGGCCGCCACGCACGGCCACTCGCCCGAGTCGGCCGCCGCGCACTGGGCGGGCCGCCGCGCCCGCCAGGTCCTGCGCTCCGCCTTCGACTGGTGGCTGGAGTGGGAGCGCGAGGACCACCCCCGCAACCGCGTCGACCTCAACTTCCTCGCCCACGCCAAACTCTGCGAGGGCCGCCCCGCCGAGGCCGCAGCACTCTTCCACCGCATCGGCAGCCATGCCACCCGCGCCCCCTGGTCCTATCCGGACCGGGACCCGCACAAGGCCTTCCTCGCCGCCCGCGGCGTCGCCCTCGGCACGGCCTGACCGCGCCGCCCGCCGGACGCCACCGGCCGGACGACGCCCGCGAGCGCCCCCCAAGAAAGACGCCCATCCCCCGAGCACCACGCCCCCGAAAGGACGCCGCCATGCCGACGGGCAGACCCTCCACGCTCCAAGACCCGGCCGAGATCCGTACGTACAAGGGCCAGGACCGGGCCCTGCGCGCCGACCGCCTCGGCACCGCAGGGCTGCTCCTGTCCGTGCTCGCGGCCAGCGCGCCCCTGATGGTCGTCGCCGGTGTCATGCCCACGACCTTCGGGGTCATGGGCATCGTCGGCCAGCCCCTGCTCTTCGTCATCCTCGGCGCCGTCCTCGCCCTCTTCAGCGTCGGCTACGCCGAGATGAGCCGCCACGTCCACAACGCCGGCGCCTTCTACGCGTACATCGCCCGCGGCCTCGGCCCCACCGCCGGCGCGGGCGCCGCCCTCGTCGCCCTCGTCGCGTACAGCGCCATGCAGGTCGGCGTCTTCGGCATCCTCGGCTTCGAGATGTCCAGCCTCTTCGCCACCTACCTGGACATCGAACTCTCCTGGTGGATACCGGCGCTGCTCGCCGTCGCCGCCACCGGCGCGCTCGGCTGGCTCAAGATCGACCTCAACGCGAAGGTCCTCGGGGTCCTCCTCCTCGTCGAGTGCGTCCTGGTCGTCGTCTTCGACGTCGCCGCCCTCAGCAAGCCGGCCGCCGAAGGCCTCTCGCTCCACGCCTTCAACCCCGAGACCCTGGGCGGAGCCGGCTTCGGCACCGCCCTCTGCTTCTGCATCGCCGCCTTCGTCGGCTTCGAGCAGTCCCCGGTCTACGCCGAGGAGACCAGCAAGCCGCACATCGTCGTCTCGCGCGTGATGTTCCTCGCCGTCGGCTTCGTCGCCCTCTTCTTCGCCGTCAGCGCCTGGGCCCTCACCGTCGCCACCGGCCCCTCCGAGGTCGTCAAGACCTCCGCCGAGGCCGGCCCCACCCTGCTCTTCCAGCTCACCGAGGCCCGCCTCGGCACCACCTTCACCGACGTCCTGCACGTCCTCTTCGTGACCGGAATGTTCGCGGCCATGCTCAGCTTCCACAACGTGGTCGCCCGCTACGCCTTCGCCATGGGCCGCGAGGGCCTGCTCCCGGCCACCTTCGGCCGCACCAACGCCGGCACCGGCGCCCCCGCCACCGGCTCCCTGCTGCAGACCGGCGTCGCCGCCCTCGTCGTGATCGCCTTCGCGCTCACCGAGGACAAGGCCCCCGCCGACCCCGCCGTCGCGGTGCAGCCGCCCGACCCCACCACCCCCGTACTGCACCTGTTCACCTGGATGGGCAGCGTCGGCGCCCTCGGCGTGACCCTCCTCATGGCCGCCGCCTCCTTCGCCGTCATCGCCTTCTTC
Coding sequences within:
- a CDS encoding acyl-CoA dehydrogenase family protein → MDFAFDARTEELRERLLAFMEEYVYPAEPVAAEQRARLASPWDTPAVFGELKAEARRQGLWNLFLPSAEHGAGLTNLQYAPLAEITGRSPHLAPTATNCAAPDTGNMELLAQFGNEEQKKRWLEPLLAGEIRSAFAMTEPEVASSDATNIETRIERSADGAEYVVTGRKWFISGAMNPHCEIFIVMGKTDPDGADPRRQQSMVLVPRDTPGVEVRRAMTVYGYEDHDHGGHAEVVFDGARVPAANLIGEEGSGFAIAQARLGPGRIHHCMRLIGMAERAIELMCRRAVERTAFGKPLAAQGVVQNWIADARVTVEQLRLLVLKTAWLMDTVGNRGAHTEIQAIKIATPRAVVRILDDAVQLHGAGGVSQDFPLAELWAAARTLRLADGPDEVHQRSLARRELKRYAAGRS
- a CDS encoding phosphotransferase family protein, which encodes MTSAPADPRGLDLERLRGHLDRVRPEMVAGALRGRLIEGGRSNLTYEITDGTARWVVRRPPLGHVLATAHDMRREHRVIEALHGTAVPVPEPLLLCEDEAVLGAPFYVMEFVDGVPYRTAEQLAAIGPERTRRAVLGLVDTLVDLHAVDPEAVGLGDFGRPEGFLDRQLRRWGKQLAASRGRELAGIDELHGALGRTLPDSPAPTVVHGDFRLDNVLIGGSPSGTDTVRAVLDWEMSTLGDPLTDLGLLVMYSSDLGLTGSPVSTTSGAPGHPTPAELVERYAARSGRDTGAIAWYTAFAWFKLAVILEGIHYRYTLGQTVGAGFDRIGELVPVFIEHGLTTLQNRQEG
- a CDS encoding MBL fold metallo-hydrolase, whose translation is MSVEEPYLVQPAPGVYAYVQPDGGWCLNNAGFVTDGGRTLLVDTAATERRALALRAAVVAAGAPLPRTVVNTHHHGDHTYGNGVFAPEALVLGHDNARSEQLAAGHQLELIWPATDFGAIDIVPPDLTYSDRATLHVGATEVQVIHPGVAHTTGDSVVWLPGQRVVFTGDLVFAGGTPFLAMGSLAGSLRALELLRSLDAETVVPGHGPLTDPSAYDSTERYLRYVAELAREGRTKGLSPLEVAQQADLGEFGSWRESERLVANVHRAYAELAGRPEGAPLDILAVLTDMTVMNGGTPILCHA
- a CDS encoding DUF202 domain-containing protein — its product is MSTSGTDRDAGLQPERTRLAWRRTTLASSVVAVLALRQALRGTGAPVELAGVAAIALIWLAFLWVAHRRIRALATDRPRDLAPRAALAVVACTVALAAFAITVIF
- a CDS encoding YidH family protein → MIDFVKDVRLWFAPSRLRDEGETPDYRFSLANERTFLAWIRTSLALVGGGFAVDQFLPDLRWGVRVGMAFTLLAVGAACALRAVNHWVRCERAMRRGEDLPLSRFPVLLSLGVGLVAVTMVVVVLLGWTTGR
- a CDS encoding NUDIX hydrolase, giving the protein MSAADEVLDVVDRDDRVVGRAPRGEVYARGLLHRCVFVQARDAAGRIFVHRRTASKLVFPAHYDMFVGGVLGAGESYAQAALREAEEELGVRGLPQPTPLFKFLYKGPGGAWWSYVHEVRCELPVDPQVSEVDWHAYLTQEELDRRVDGGEWAWVPDGLEAYRRLRAHPESRL
- a CDS encoding FAD-binding dehydrogenase yields the protein MTYDADVIVIGAGLAGLVATAELVDAGRKVILLDQEPERSIGGQAHWSFGGLFFVDSPEQRRMRIKDSHALALQDWLGTAGFDREEDAWPRRWAEAYVDFAAGEKRSWLHARGVRFFPVVGWAERGGYDANGHGNSVPRFHITWGTGPGLVEPFERRVRAGVARGLVRFAFRHRVTGLSATAGAVDTVTGEVLEPSDAVRGGASSREVTGTFTLRAQAVIVTSGGIGGNHDLVRAQWPARLGTPPQRMLSGVPAHVDGLMLGIAERAGASHINKDRMWHYTEGIQNWDPIWARHGIRILPGPSPLWLDATGKRLPVPLFPGFDTLGTLDHIMKTGHDHTWFVLNERIIGKEFALSGSEQNPDLTGKSVRDVITRARQAVPAPVRAFMDNGADFVVERDLSALVRGMNAVTKEDLLDEATVRGEIVARDREIANPFTKDLQVTAIHGARRYLGDKLIRTAAPHRILDPKAGPLIAVRLSILTRKSLGGLETDLSSRVLTASGEPLPGVYAAGEAAGFGGGGVHGYRALEGTFLGGCIFSGRAAGRAAARAVG
- a CDS encoding ASCH domain-containing protein → MTTYDDLPPYLLGFPGPLRDQLVAAVLSGAKTSTTGLLAEYEAEDEPLPRPGARSLLVDSAERGVAVVEVTAVEVLRLGDIGLQHALDEGEGYTSVAEWRTAHEEFWHSEPVRGAIGDPGFTVDDDTFVIAERFRVTERLV
- a CDS encoding APC family permease, whose translation is MPTGRPSTLQDPAEIRTYKGQDRALRADRLGTAGLLLSVLAASAPLMVVAGVMPTTFGVMGIVGQPLLFVILGAVLALFSVGYAEMSRHVHNAGAFYAYIARGLGPTAGAGAALVALVAYSAMQVGVFGILGFEMSSLFATYLDIELSWWIPALLAVAATGALGWLKIDLNAKVLGVLLLVECVLVVVFDVAALSKPAAEGLSLHAFNPETLGGAGFGTALCFCIAAFVGFEQSPVYAEETSKPHIVVSRVMFLAVGFVALFFAVSAWALTVATGPSEVVKTSAEAGPTLLFQLTEARLGTTFTDVLHVLFVTGMFAAMLSFHNVVARYAFAMGREGLLPATFGRTNAGTGAPATGSLLQTGVAALVVIAFALTEDKAPADPAVAVQPPDPTTPVLHLFTWMGSVGALGVTLLMAAASFAVIAFFVRRGTAGAQVWRLVAAGAAGLALLAIAVYTVKDFGVLVGAEKGSALSWVLPGIIGAAVVIGLAYGALLRRSRPEVHARIGLGNEAFRLDQAAEGTPGD